The Osmia bicornis bicornis chromosome 11, iOsmBic2.1, whole genome shotgun sequence genome includes the window GAACGAATCGTGATCGTGTTATCAAACGAATTGCAAATCGATAGGCGTGCTTGTTTCGTTGACGTATTAAAAAGGTGAAAAATTTTCTATCGTTCCCGCGTTCCCCTGATATTTGTGCGTTTAAATCGCGACTGTTCGAATTCATTCGAAACGCGGATCACGAAGCTACGATTCAAAAAGTTGCGATTAATTGACGCGGATACAAAATCGTGTAAAAAAATGAGAACACTTTTTTCCCGAttcatcgatcgatcgatcttgGATTTCCAATCGCGAGAACTTTCATTTCGTTAAGATACCTTATGTTGACCGTTAGCTATTGTTCATTTTGGTGGACGCGCCAACACAcatataccgcagttcaccagagtccataactgcggaAAGAtcagttttcgttcttcgcgcatctccagtgcgcatcttcgccctgattggcgatactcccaaacgaagtggaaaCCGATTGGcggagagctcgctgcgttcccctaccatcttccaacctgaatggcgcagttatggactctggtgaactgcggtataggTTCGAAGTTAAGAGAATAAGTTTTACACGGAACGGATCGATTTTGTTGCACGAGCATCGATCGATTCCGTGTCGCGTGAGGTTTCGTGAATTGATTAATTCAGACGTAGCAATAACACGACGTGTTCGCTCctaaaaaacaaaacattgATATTCGTATTCATGGCATCGAGAAGGATTGCCGTAATCTTAGCGtgcttcatttttcttttttattgctTTTTTCCACCCCGGTTTCATTACTAATTAATAGTGACCTCAATTCTCATTTCGTCTAATAAAATATCCTTCCTAAGTAAAGCGATTGATCGTCCGGCGCACTTCACCTTCCGTCGCGTCTCGATCCGCACGCGGCCTGTCGTTTGTctcgaaaaataattttttctgcAGGGAACGTCAAATGATTTTTGTTTCTCCTCGAAGCTTTTCGAAGCGATAAACAACAAGGAACGCGATCTTAATGCAAATTGTAATACCATGGTACGTTATCAGACATTTACTCCCGGAGttctgaaaattaaatgaGAAAATTGAGCAGtttcaaaatacaaaaaaaagaaaataagaatagtTAAGTTCGAAGGCGTTCCTTTCGCCAAAAATCATTCCACGATTTCTGCACCCGCCTCCTCCCCCATTTCTGCCTACAATAATTACACTTTTCGTTTAATCACAAAAATAGAATTCTTAAAACTTAAACTCAGTTCACTCGCACtctattttcttctctctttcattttttttaaatttcttttataccCCACCCCCACACATCACTTTCTCGTTTTCTTCTGTATCTTTATACACCCATACATGcatacacacatacacacacacagaGGCAATCTATTTGCTGAGAAGTATGCAGTTAGCGTTGACAAATAGTTGTTGCGTCATTATTGATTTATCCGATCGAACAATCATTTCCACGCTCGATCGATCTGATTATTTGAGAAATATAAACAATTCGTACACCGCGTACCTAAAAATTCATTCTCATCATttcgataaataaattactttataCAATTTAACAAATCGCTGACGCAATGATGGTgtataaatttaaagaaacatTCACGATTAACAACGATAGAATTGTTTGAGCAATAATTGAATTGTTCTTTTCAGAGAGTGCATTCGACTTCGATTGATGCAACACGATGATTCAGCAGCAACGACGATAATTAACATTCCCGCGAACTCGATGCCGgatattaattaaacgtaATTAGTTGTTAAAagggaaaattttaaaaacccACAGAtgctaaaaaaagaaaagaaagaaaaggaagaaatgaCGATTTCTGCATTCAGACCAAGGAACGACCTCCAATCTTTTCGATCCTCTCTAAGAATCACTCGTGTAACAAAGAAGGGCTGTAACAATTATTCTACAATAACGATTATAAAACTATCTTTTCATGTTCCTTCGTTTCGAATtcaggaaagaaagaaagaaaatagaaacgaAGCGAAAGAAAGGGTTGAGACTTGAATCGTCGTCGCAGCGAGCAAGCCAGCAAgtaatatgtatgtatgaaaataaataagtaataGTGATTCTCGATAGATGAGACATTAAATGAAATCACTGTTCTTTATCACTCGTATTTAAACgatttagttttttttttttctttctttttcgcgtCTACTCTCATTTTTTTCGATAACAAACACAGGACACATGCACGCAACACGTAAGCGTGTTATTCGAAAAGCTAagaaacagagagaaaaaaaaatcaattaacaACTTTGTTGTCAATCATCGGTTTACTATTTCGAAGTACACTCGATACGCACTGCACACAGCTCAGTAAATACCGTCTTGTGAATTCAGACGCCACCGTCTGTCGATAACAATAATTACATTTACCATCGATATCCGTCGATCGGTGTTTCACATTTCTTTAGtttgatatacatatatttatatttatattcatatttatatatatatatagatatatcaAAAATATCCTTAATAAAATAGAGCATTTTAATATGTATAACGTACAATCaagtactttttttttttattataattttatccactatatatatatatttttttttcttataagattcagtattatatatattttcaatatacaTACAATACTCACGCCAACATTCTTTCCTATCGTTCACGCGCATGGGCAATTCACACAATATACACACGGTTACCGTGCAGCATCGTGcatgtaaaatatatatgtatgtgtacaTTTTTATACGTGTCGCCACGTGAACGGTTTTTTAGATTAGATTACGCACAACTCAGGCTCCTGGATTTCTTCGTTTACACTGCGTCATGGTTACGCTTGTTTTACGATCGTTTCGCGACTATACGGACATATTTATACCTTTTAGATCCTTGGATAAGTTGCTCGATGATTAAGCAAAACGGGTGATTGATTCGCGAACAATTTGATTGTCTAAAACTGTACATTCGTTTACTTCGTATCTCgatgaaaggaaaaagaaaaattatatttttaaataatcgtTGCTATTAATGAGCAACTTATACCGTTTGGAAATCATCAGGAGAACAGCCGAGTGGTTAGTCTTCCgtggaaatagaaaaaatctTCCAAATCATTTAGAATCATTATCGTTCTAGCTCACCACAGCCGATATTAGACATATCTTTTTAAGtagtaaaatatatatatatatatgtacgttCGCTCTTGAACCGATTCTGTTTCAGCTTACTTTATTACACATACTTTGATCTACTTCCATTATTTTAGTGCTAATGATTTTTCGTAACTAGTGCACAGTCGAACAACGATCAAAGTAGATgcatatttagaggaaaagaaaatacattaatttaataattataatcgtTACAGCATGCAACAAgtgtttttgaattttaagcAAGAATGTCGATAATTCACCAGACTCTGTCGGTAAGAACAATATCGACAAATTACCAATACAAGTTCCCTTCTTTAGTAAACTATAATCGGTTCAAAAGTGATCTCagtttgaataaatttttatcattctCCAGAGGAATCCATTGTTCAGCGGATGACAACTAAATCTTCCCTCCTTTCTTCCGTTCCCAATTTTTGCTTTCTCGATCCTTTCACTCTTTTTATCACGTGTGACCGACAACCATCACTTTACCGTAAAAGCTAATTTACATTTCTCTCTCGTTTCCTTTTCTAAATCGTCAACTATTTACAATCAATAAGGTTCTATTAAGGCAATTACTGTCGTAACGACGCGTTAATCAAATAGATGCTCGTCTACCTGAACGAGATCCAGGgatttctttctcttccctGAATTCTTTGACTTGTCTCATTTTCACGTGGCGACCATGCAAAcgtacaaagaaaaaaagaaaatggaccCTCTTTcctctatttttctttctttctctctctctctctctctctctcactcttcATCCTTGATCTTTATCTTATTCGCTCATACATTCACTCGAAAAAGAATCTCGAAATCTCAAACCTCTGTTGAACTAGCGAATCGCATTTATACGACTTAATAGAGGAATCCTACTAAATTCGTCGTGGCGTTATCtagaaattgaattattacTCAATAATAATGTTcgtaatgaaataataataataataataataattggtTACCAACTAGAAATAATTATCAGTTATGTACAGAGTAGTATAATGATTATAGTAACGTAATAAATAAGCTCCAGGCATGTAAGCCTTACATTTACTCGTAAAGAATGTATTTACCAATTCACACGATAACACAGCTTTCTCACTGAACAATCGCCCGTCGATAGAATTAATTACATCTCGTCATTATGCTCTTTTCTAACGAGCAGGccaaaatatataatttctaATGTACAATTGATCTCCGGCCTGTGTGTATGTACCTCGATACTTTTAAACGGCTACGAAAGACCATTCCTTCCATCCGTTTCTCGTGTCTCCTCCTCTAGAACACATATCCTTAGataggtaaaaaaaaaaaaaaaaacattgcTGCTGGCGTACAGGAGAAATCGTAACGAAATCTGTACCGCGCCACGCGATGCGCGATGCCACGGTTTCTCTCGTTTCAGAGAAGGTGTAGGAAGACAAATCTTCCCGCCACGTTCTGATTTACTCTTTATCCCTTTACGTTTCTCCCACACCTTCTCGAACGAGCAAAGCCAAGCGTGCAAGGCGGATACACACGGTTCGACATTTCCCTCGTGATgcggaaaaaggaacgaaCTACCGATTTGAAATCGTTCTTCGATGCGACTACTCGCGCGCGATCATCCCTCTGGATCTCGAAGAACGCAAATTAGATTAGATATGTCTAACGGTGGACCGTGTGATTAGCAACAACAAGGCAATCATTTCCTCATGGAATCCGAAGAGAAACGATCCTTCTCAGTCGCGACGTCTTTTCCTCGACACGAAGGAAGAAACAAAGGGGCGCGAAGCGGTGTTTTTAGTCATCTTTCTTTATCCTCTTCGTTCaaaccccttttttttttaagtcgTGCAACGAACAACCCgttcgttttattttattattattttttttttttctttcctgtACGTATACATCTATATATACTTAACTATAtggtttttttcttttttcttttagtgTGTTTCAAGTCCTTTCAACATGTATATATTCTCTCTGTCATTAAAAACTAACACGACTTCATTTGCATCACACTTTAGGCACTTTTCCTCGGAAACAAATTTCTCCCAAcggtatttcatttttcttcctgTGTTCACGCTGATGCTTTGGTTGTGTAGTTTTTTAATCGTTAGTATTTTTTGTTTCTCCTCTTCTATTCGTTTCTTGGCTATCGTTCGTTCAGCGAAACATTTATACTATCTACGTACGTAGGCGCGAGTGCGATTACGATTCGCTTCACGCACCGTCGTACAATCGGTTTCAACAGCGCAGCCCTTCGAGCACGCTCGTCTATATAAGGCAGAGTTTTCGTCGCTTTTTATCAGTGAGCGTTGCGAACTTTGTAGAGACAAAACGTAAAATCGATCATTCCTTTTCTTTCACCTCACGAAGCGTTGATTTTCGTTAACATGCCCCCACTAATCAGCCACACATTCCTCGCTCTCTTTCTCGCTAATCAGATACAAATACAATCATCACCCTCGTATACGTTCTAGTTTTTTACTTCGTTCTAAAGAATTAATATCTATTTTACTTACACTGTTCCTCTGTTCGCCATTCATTTATCGGCAGGTTTGGTGACCGTCTGCGGTATTACCGTCAACGACTTCGGAATTTTTGGCAATATCGGAATATGGTTGGTCATCTTCGTGGTCACCTGTATCGACTTTGGCAGGTTCAGATTGTGCAACAAATTTTGGGTCGGGCTATTCTCGTTCGCTAGCGAGCGAACATCGCAGATCAACGGCTCGAAGTCACCCCTGCTCTGACGGTTCAACATTTCCTGTTGCATCTTCAGGTGCTTCTGGAATTGAGTGTGCGCGACGATCTGCGTTTTTTGGTACTGCGTGTTAGGCTTGATGTTCGGCGGAGAGCTCGAACTACCGGGGCTCATAGCCTGCTTATCCGCCAGCATCTGTTTCTGCTTCTTCAGATTCTGTAACCGCTTGAACTCGGGTTCGCTCAATTgaaataccttcccaccggtCGAGGCTGGCTGCTTCTGACCATCCTTTCGCTTCACGTTACCGTTCGTCGTGGTTGTCGCGGTGGTGGTGCTGCTGGTAGACGGCAAATTCAATCGTTGCAAGTTAGGGGGTGGTTTCTTGATAATTGACACACCTGGATTTAATTTGACGACGTGCGAAGGACTACCTTTCGCCGGTTGCCCCGTGCTCGATGAACCTTTCGTTGTGTTCGTACTCTGCAAAGATTGTCTGTCCCTCTCGAGTACGTAGCCGCCGCTTAAGCGACGCGAATTGTGATACTCCGTTGCGATCGGCTCCATTATCGGCTCGTCCATTTTTTCGGGACCTTCGTACGAGATCAATCGATTCTGCACGGAGGTTGAATAATTAATCGCGTTTCTAGAGGCGTTCGGGGCTAATACCAAGTCACCGGATCTATAATATTTCTCTAAAAGTATTAGGTGTCTAAGGAAAGAGCTCTGGTTTCCGTATGGTCTTTGCAATTCTTGCCAGAGTAACTTCGTGTCCCTGTCGTACTGTATCATGGTAGCGCACTTCTCCCAACCCTGAGGCGTTATCTCGCGTACATTAGTGAACTCGATATTAGCGTGCAGGTTCATCTCCTCTTCGCCGGGGAACAGGGTACGTACGCTTATGGATGGATTAGCACCGAGTCTTTGGACCACAGGTGTGATATCGTTATTCGTCCTTTGTCTCTTTGGCAATCTCGTCAAAGTCACCTCTTTGTCCATTGCGAGGATTTCCACAACCTCGTTCGGGCTATCACAAGATATCGTTGCGTTTGAGGTATACGGCTGCGTATCGAGCAACTTTCGTTTCTTCAGCTTCTCCACCGTACTCTCAAGACCGAGGTACTGTACGTCCGTGACGGCAGTTTCGTCGTTCGAAGTTGCTTTCGCGGTACGATTTTCGTTGTCTGTCTCGGAATTAGTTCCCTCGCTTTTGTTCGGCTCTGAAGCAGACTTCTCCGGCGGCGAGTTCGTCGTCCCATCCGGAGACTTGGAAGTTCCGCTCTTCGCCTGGGTCGGACACTTGGCCTTCTTCCGTTTCTCCTTGTCTTTCGATTGATTTTGGGACGAATCGTCGTCCTCGTTCTCCAGCACCTCGATATCGTGGTAGTGCAGGATTCtggaatgaaaagaaaaacgaagaaatagGGATCTCTTTGTCcgtaaaatggtaaaaatggtaaaaatggtaaaaatggtaaaaatggtaaaaatggtaaaaatggtaaaaatggtaaaatggtaaaatGGATTATACCTTTTCCGGTAGCTCTTGAAAAACGATCTGTGATTCGTATTCATGTTCTCCACATCTTTGTACTTTAACTGCAATTGCGTGAAGTAACGGCACAACTTGCAAACGAAAGTACCGGCAGCTAGCACCACGGGAATATTTTGCTGGCCAAGCAACTGATTCAATTCATCGGTCTCCGCGTTCGCCAACTGATGAGTGTGATTTCTCGCCAAACGACGCTTGCAAagcgcgcaagttaagaatcGCTCGATCTTCGAATAATGTCCGACGCAGAACGACATGGACGTGTGTTGACTCGATTCCCAATCAATGTCCACCTGCGAGAGACGGGTAGACCGTTACGATATAAACGAGATAAACGAgatcaattttcattcgagACAGGAGTATTCACCTGCTTATGAAGACCAGCTTTTATCTTAAGCAACCATCGACGTTTCACGTGGTGTCGAGCAGGATCCCTGCACTCGCGTGCCGAGCATTTCGACACCATCAGTTGTCGATGATGTTTCTGTGACTTGGTCTGCATGTTCGTTGGACTTGTGTTTGCCTGAAAATAATACCGATCGAATTAGATGATGATCGATCAATGAAAAATCTAACGATCAAGGGCGTAAATAAAAGATGTCCACCTTTCTATCTACATGACGATAACAAGCGTCGCATAAGCACGAATCCTTGGTGAGATGTCGTTCGATGTTCAAGATCTTCTTGCGTCTCTCGTCCGATTTCATTTGGGCCAGATGCATCGGCGTGTCCAGGGAACCGAATTTTCCGAAACAGTAGCAGCACACGTCCGCGCAAAGGCGTCCCGGATGAATAGAGAAGGACGAggatttttctggaataacAAGGGACTGACGATCCTTCGGTGCGGTGTCTTCATTGTCTTCGTCTGTATCAAAGATTGCGATTGTTAAAATGCACCAGAAGTAACTGCAACGTTTTAATTTGATCTTTGTTTTCTTCAGCAAGATGAACAATGATCGATTTAAATGGAAAACAATTCGAATGTTAGGAAGTACTTATACTTGGTACTCGAAGCACTAGCGGAAACATGCTCgtcacaaaaaaaaaagaaaaaaaaagaaacatatgGCGATTATAAGCACGATTTGCAAGAGCTAGTGATCAATGAATAAGAATCGCTTGAAATCAGGAAGGTATAAAACATCTCTGTCGCGATTGGCGATTGATTAGTTTGTTAAGTCGAAGTCAAGCGATTCTTTTTACACTGGTCGGTGTCTAATGGCCAGATCGTACAGGACAAAATAGGACGTGAGTTTTAATCAAGCAGAAGGATAGGGAACGATTAAGAATGTAGTTATTCCCGCAACCAGGATTACCGCAAGAGTGTCTGTGGTTAGTAGAGAACTTTCGGTTCGCACCAGAGCTGCTATCTCCCCAACTGGGTCCAAactgaaaaatcaaaaataaaataagactATGCGATTATTAACTTTCATTCGTTTGAATAAGCAACGATCAATGATGTTTTACTCACCTTCTTCTGAATAGTGTAGAAGTTTTCAGGTGAATCGCCTTCTCCGTCCCCGCGACCTTGTTTCAATACCATTTTCAGCGGCGATCTTGATCGTCTCTTatccttctccttctccttctgAACTTGAATCACAGTCTTCAGAGTACCAGTGTACTGTTCTTTCTTCGCCTTCTGATGATTCAGCCTCTCGGCAGCCTTCTCCAAAGACTCCAGCCCGAGCAGTCTTAAAATCGACTCTTTCTTCGCTTTGTCCTCAGGCGTTTCTAGAATCTTTGAATTAATGTTGACGCTGCTCGATGATTCGCCGGACGTGGACGTCTCGTCCGAATCTTTCTGCAATGTTTCCGGTGTTTTCACTGGTTTGCAATCGTTATCCATTATGTCCGACTGTTTGGTCATCTGGTTCTCTGATAAATTTCGAGAGAGCCTGTTCTCACAGGTTGCTTTCCCAGGCACCTTGGCAATGGTCAGATCATTTTCTGATTTACTTCTCGTATCATCCTTCTTCCCTTTATGCTGCTCTAAACTACCTCTACCACCCTCTGAAAAACCTCGAAATTTTGTATTCAAATAGGATCTGTTGTTCGCGTTGATCTTGGCTACCTCGTTGTCCAGTAAGGTCTCCTCTTTGTTTTGCTGATCAGATTTACGAACTTCCCGCCTAGGTCGTTTGTTTCTCATAGCGACCAGCTGATCCTCCCTTCGTTTTCGAAACTCTCTGCTGCGTCTAGTACGAGCTTGACGGTCCGCATCGTTCGCATCCGATTCGGTGATGTTCTGAACATCGTCCGTCTCGTCTGTGTTTACCGTAGAGTCTGTTTTCTCCGCGGTTGTATCCTCCTCCGGATCGTTGCAGGAATGTTGCATCTTTTGAGCATTCTCCTCCACTACTTGCATCTTCGTGCTGATATCAACACTTTCTCTGCCAGACGACAACAGCTGTCCTTTCTCTGACTTTTTAGTTTTGTCCCGAGCCCTTAACACTCTTCTCTTATCGTCCCCGAAGGAAGACTTTTGTTCCACTATAGGACTGTCGGACTTTTCGGTTTCTTCCTTAGTTACAATTGTTTCACCGTCCTCCGAGCTGCTGATCATAGACGAAGCCCTTTTCGTTTCTTCAGCGTCGCGAGGAGCATCAGCTAATTGAACATCATCGGTAGTAGCAACGTGCTTGTATTTGTCATTGTCATCAGCAGGATTGGGACTTATACTTTGCGAATTCCGTACCTCTTCTGAACTTTCATCAGTTTCAACTTCTTTAATATTCTCTGCTATCTTATCTTTGTCCAGTCTATCAGACACCTCTGGATCATCTGTTTTTGTAACAGTTATTTCTTGCTTATCAATATCTACTGTTAATTGATTGGGACTACTCGAAGATGAAGAGGACTCTGATTCTTGCTTCTTTTCTACATCTTTTTTATCTGTTTCTAAGTCAGACTGATCGCTTGTTATTAATTTCTCTACTTCTTTAGAAATACTCTCCAGAGTCTCTACATCTTCGGATATCGTAGTAACATTTACAGAATCTTCATCTTTAGCAGTTACATCAGTTGTATCGGTTGTTGCTTTTGTAGATTTATTTTCAAGTGAATCATTGGGTGAAATTGGTTCCTCGGAAGCAGATTTATTTACATCGGCCGTATGAGATTCACAGCTTTCAAGTGGCTGAACCGTTTTATTtgttactttatttaattttttggcAGATTCATTGTTTGCACTTTCAGAAGAACTCTTATCAGCAGTTATTCTCGACGATTTTCTAGTAGAGACTACTTTTTTACCATCATCCAATACCTTTACTTGTTCGTCTATTGGTTCCTCTATACTCTTTACA containing:
- the LOC114877761 gene encoding uncharacterized protein LOC114877761 isoform X2: MASREKKPLAPSKAKQKANNDCGLSSNEIKNRKGKSLSNLKQQQIARNILEAVATGSQLPPKLEASLPRKKVLRNLKRKQKLRVAKANLIKSKVTRKVTNRNLCRITSDIKKGVRTKRVKLSEVNSVKTSDINSRTLENHLDTEGERIGTETTNRSAKNNLRTKKTKFVPKNSGEVENEDTQDKDTDSAAGSSTKNSPKLNRKGKSSESPDSLSKSAKATKLSGLKKNNIKEKDNCIKNIEGDIKCTKGRKNNSKDTDYNSTRTSIPDTKFPNSILDSKSSIDLTIDEVIASMLSDSEIDSQQGSIEKTEGKLTRSRKMLVEENLLSDIEIKKEPDNEEIKITSDGENLEAESFQGAIQLRKRLNTSGGQRSLRNGKLRQSDSGVSADLELKKRKRLNSDDPVSLEVSADNITNGNIDTESCFSESSGNDSQTVIIITKGESSPKQETLKSFEENSLTEAEIENNNNGDRSDRANEVGPTLRSKTKAKSTEIEIKNDNIKIEYSRIIPKVAEIQEELKKSGSLDQVRKDNILAKFSDKSSRRSSLNIDMKKTVNSFYSTEKSDGNQKSQIDQMIENIKLTIAKSIERKIFGPETSHRLNKNFEVPKIEEIIAPLSAESQKLGLEENTDEDKSTISKNEIKSDSSENSVPKVADTAKEIEKLVMGDIETAETHSQNTPENESSDIDASSNAHNVSEVLHVTENSEDEIILQLEESRENSDVTEESVKSIEEPIDEQVKVLDDGKKVVSTRKSSRITADKSSSESANNESAKKLNKVTNKTVQPLESCESHTADVNKSASEEPISPNDSLENKSTKATTDTTDVTAKDEDSVNVTTISEDVETLESISKEVEKLITSDQSDLETDKKDVEKKQESESSSSSSSPNQLTVDIDKQEITVTKTDDPEVSDRLDKDKIAENIKEVETDESSEEVRNSQSISPNPADDNDKYKHVATTDDVQLADAPRDAEETKRASSMISSSEDGETIVTKEETEKSDSPIVEQKSSFGDDKRRVLRARDKTKKSEKGQLLSSGRESVDISTKMQVVEENAQKMQHSCNDPEEDTTAEKTDSTVNTDETDDVQNITESDANDADRQARTRRSREFRKRREDQLVAMRNKRPRREVRKSDQQNKEETLLDNEVAKINANNRSYLNTKFRGFSEGGRGSLEQHKGKKDDTRSKSENDLTIAKVPGKATCENRLSRNLSENQMTKQSDIMDNDCKPVKTPETLQKDSDETSTSGESSSSVNINSKILETPEDKAKKESILRLLGLESLEKAAERLNHQKAKKEQYTGTLKTVIQVQKEKEKDKRRSRSPLKMVLKQGRGDGEGDSPENFYTIQKKFGPSWGDSSSGANRKFSTNHRHSCDEDNEDTAPKDRQSLVIPEKSSSFSIHPGRLCADVCCYCFGKFGSLDTPMHLAQMKSDERRKKILNIERHLTKDSCLCDACYRHVDRKANTSPTNMQTKSQKHHRQLMVSKCSARECRDPARHHVKRRWLLKIKAGLHKQVDIDWESSQHTSMSFCVGHYSKIERFLTCALCKRRLARNHTHQLANAETDELNQLLGQQNIPVVLAAGTFVCKLCRYFTQLQLKYKDVENMNTNHRSFFKSYRKRILHYHDIEVLENEDDDSSQNQSKDKEKRKKAKCPTQAKSGTSKSPDGTTNSPPEKSASEPNKSEGTNSETDNENRTAKATSNDETAVTDVQYLGLESTVEKLKKRKLLDTQPYTSNATISCDSPNEVVEILAMDKEVTLTRLPKRQRTNNDITPVVQRLGANPSISVRTLFPGEEEMNLHANIEFTNVREITPQGWEKCATMIQYDRDTKLLWQELQRPYGNQSSFLRHLILLEKYYRSGDLVLAPNASRNAINYSTSVQNRLISYEGPEKMDEPIMEPIATEYHNSRRLSGGYVLERDRQSLQSTNTTKGSSSTGQPAKGSPSHVVKLNPGVSIIKKPPPNLQRLNLPSTSSTTTATTTTNGNVKRKDGQKQPASTGGKVFQLSEPEFKRLQNLKKQKQMLADKQAMSPGSSSSPPNIKPNTQYQKTQIVAHTQFQKHLKMQQEMLNRQSRGDFEPLICDVRSLANENSPTQNLLHNLNLPKSIQVTTKMTNHIPILPKIPKSLTVIPQTVTKPADK